The following coding sequences lie in one Silvanigrella aquatica genomic window:
- a CDS encoding PAS domain S-box protein encodes MTALPPMRREILTEILKIVFLSGALSLLLIISIYLSGKNPKSVFSNNYQSINSILVMSDSLDSLFLARNHLIELKKKEMEDFQSALDYLEKYNENPIEIDLLKKIKVLFESYKLNDKNLIYSEYVKMRELLKKLVEENQKSNAKIIADRESLTTKILILSCILFCFALFLSVYFSEKLSSRIAQPIKKIAEILQHKPSLGQKLKFPQPENLEIKILLIELNDLWKRLSDLHNANMKNLNAQRNELDAVFDAMEDAIFILDHLGKIEHHNKVFAKVMGAKANHLNFQAWNDVSLSSLSYIQLRNLLRKESFEETQFYAVVDQVGCLFQVRKKIIYDNNKNKCGTIYILHDITNTLSPEHFSELSLKLQEAQSKYE; translated from the coding sequence ATGACTGCTCTACCTCCCATGCGCAGGGAAATATTAACTGAAATTTTAAAAATTGTATTTTTATCAGGAGCTCTTTCCCTATTGCTCATTATTTCAATTTATTTAAGCGGCAAAAATCCTAAAAGTGTTTTTTCGAATAACTATCAGTCTATAAACTCTATATTAGTCATGTCTGATTCCTTAGATTCTTTATTTTTAGCCAGAAATCATCTTATTGAATTGAAAAAAAAAGAAATGGAAGACTTTCAATCTGCATTAGATTATCTTGAAAAATATAATGAAAATCCTATTGAAATTGATTTGCTAAAAAAAATTAAAGTTTTGTTTGAAAGTTATAAACTTAACGATAAAAACTTGATTTATTCTGAATATGTTAAAATGCGTGAATTATTAAAAAAGCTTGTAGAAGAAAATCAAAAAAGTAATGCAAAAATCATTGCTGATAGAGAGTCTTTAACTACTAAAATATTAATATTATCATGTATATTATTTTGTTTTGCATTGTTTTTATCGGTTTATTTTTCTGAAAAACTTTCCTCTCGGATTGCGCAGCCTATAAAAAAAATTGCAGAAATATTGCAGCACAAACCAAGTCTTGGTCAAAAGTTAAAATTTCCACAACCTGAAAATCTTGAGATTAAAATCCTGCTGATAGAATTAAATGATTTATGGAAAAGATTAAGCGATTTACACAACGCAAATATGAAGAATTTAAATGCTCAACGAAATGAACTTGACGCGGTATTTGATGCTATGGAAGATGCTATTTTTATTTTAGACCACCTTGGAAAAATTGAACATCATAATAAAGTTTTTGCTAAAGTAATGGGTGCAAAAGCGAATCATTTAAATTTTCAAGCATGGAATGATGTATCTTTATCTTCTTTATCATATATTCAATTACGAAATTTATTGCGCAAGGAAAGTTTTGAAGAAACACAATTTTATGCTGTTGTCGATCAGGTCGGGTGTCTTTTTCAAGTCCGCAAAAAAATCATTTACGACAACAATAAAAATAAATGCGGTACTATTTATATTTTACACGACATTACAAATACCCTTTCACCCGAACATTTTTCTGAGTTATCATTGAAGCTTCAAGAGGCTCAGTCTAAATATGAATAG
- a CDS encoding kinase, protein MKTFEEVLESKRRGSLKIIMGYAAGVGKTFSMLSEAQALKQRGFDVVIGYVEPHRRPETQVLVVGLEQVPLRKCAVGDAQFNEMDVDAIIARKPQIVLVDELAHTNVRGSKHAKRYMDVMDILNAEINVISTLNVQHLESVADRVAAATKAPVQERIPDKILQIAHQIVMADISMDDLRERLRLGKIYDKEKVDNALINFFTYHNLSFLREICLREAAGNQFQKMQENNFGESKAFAEEAVMVALSSDPTNAPTLIRKGTKLAARLSSRVYVTYVQKKAEDPAHIDSQLQRKLQTNFDLATRLGAEVRVLHGENVSDVLVNFAFEHKICHAVFGKSRLTPIRERIRGSILLEFIHDAVGIDVHIISVE, encoded by the coding sequence ATGAAAACATTTGAAGAAGTTCTTGAAAGTAAAAGGCGTGGTTCTTTAAAAATTATTATGGGATATGCTGCAGGTGTGGGAAAAACTTTTTCCATGCTTTCCGAAGCACAGGCTTTGAAACAAAGAGGTTTTGATGTGGTTATTGGTTATGTTGAACCTCATAGAAGACCAGAAACCCAAGTTCTTGTTGTAGGATTGGAACAGGTGCCACTCAGAAAATGCGCGGTAGGTGATGCCCAATTTAATGAAATGGATGTCGACGCTATTATTGCACGTAAGCCACAAATAGTTTTAGTAGATGAGCTTGCTCATACTAATGTCCGTGGGAGTAAACATGCCAAGCGTTACATGGATGTTATGGATATTTTAAATGCTGAAATTAACGTGATATCGACACTCAATGTGCAGCATTTAGAATCCGTAGCAGATAGAGTAGCGGCAGCAACAAAAGCTCCAGTGCAAGAGCGTATTCCCGATAAAATTTTACAAATTGCCCATCAAATTGTCATGGCAGATATTTCTATGGACGATTTGCGTGAGCGTTTAAGACTTGGCAAAATATATGACAAAGAAAAAGTGGATAATGCTCTAATTAATTTTTTTACATATCATAATCTCTCTTTTTTACGTGAAATCTGTTTGCGTGAAGCTGCTGGAAATCAATTTCAAAAAATGCAAGAAAATAATTTTGGAGAGTCAAAAGCTTTTGCAGAAGAAGCCGTAATGGTGGCTCTGAGTTCCGATCCGACCAATGCGCCCACATTAATTCGTAAAGGAACAAAATTGGCAGCACGATTATCTAGTCGAGTTTATGTTACTTATGTGCAAAAAAAAGCTGAAGATCCTGCTCATATTGATTCACAACTACAACGAAAATTACAAACAAATTTTGATTTAGCAACCCGCTTGGGAGCTGAGGTGCGTGTTCTTCATGGTGAAAATGTTTCAGATGTTCTGGTCAATTTTGCTTTTGAGCATAAAATTTGCCACGCTGTTTTTGGCAAATCAAGATTAACTCCCATTCGTGAACGAATTCGTGGTTCTATTTTATTAGAGTTTATTCATGATGCGGTTGGTATTGATGTACATATTATAAGTGTTGAATAA
- the kdpC gene encoding potassium-transporting ATPase subunit KdpC: MSKSIYRSIVLTIVMFVLLGCIYPLVVTICGKYFFPNQSLGGLVYKNEKPVGSLLIAQNFSQPKYFWGRPSAAGDKGFDATNSSASNLAATNKALIDRMEQTIQKFLKENPTVKRDDIPVDLVTMSASGLDPDIFLQAARIQIPRIAKVRNISENKLQMLVEKYIQKPAFGFIGSENVNVLLLNIALDKETENLKK; this comes from the coding sequence ATGAGCAAATCAATTTATAGATCAATTGTTCTTACTATTGTGATGTTTGTATTGCTAGGGTGTATTTATCCTTTAGTTGTAACAATTTGTGGTAAATATTTTTTTCCAAATCAAAGTCTTGGTGGCCTTGTTTATAAAAATGAGAAACCAGTAGGATCTCTGCTTATTGCACAAAATTTTTCTCAGCCTAAATATTTTTGGGGGCGTCCCTCTGCCGCTGGTGATAAGGGTTTTGATGCCACAAACTCAAGCGCTTCAAATTTAGCAGCAACAAATAAAGCCTTAATTGATCGAATGGAGCAAACTATTCAAAAATTTCTTAAGGAAAATCCTACAGTCAAACGTGATGATATTCCTGTTGATCTTGTTACCATGTCTGCCAGTGGATTGGATCCAGATATTTTTTTACAGGCGGCGAGAATCCAAATACCGCGTATTGCGAAGGTAAGAAATATAAGTGAAAATAAATTGCAGATGCTGGTTGAAAAATACATACAAAAACCAGCTTTCGGATTTATTGGTTCCGAAAATGTCAATGTTTTACTTTTAAATATAGCTCTTGATAAAGAAACTGAAAATTTAAAGAAGTAA
- the kdpB gene encoding potassium-transporting ATPase subunit KdpB, whose protein sequence is MEDNKLNNKNFLSSELLFPAIKNSFVKLHPKILYKNPVMLVVALGSIITTIALFSDYFLGNQKDFIFSLQISIWLWFTVLFANFAEAIAEGRGKAQAESLRKTRRDTQASLINMQTKVIRTIPASKLVKGDYVVATAGEVIPADGTVVEGMATVDESAITGESAPVIRECGGDRSAVTGGTTVLSDKIIIMVTAEPGKSFLDKMIGLVEGAERKKTPNEIALNILLCGLTIIFLLAVVTLKPFALFQNVSLSIVALVALLVCLIPTTIGGLLSAIGIAGMDRVLQRNVIAMSGRAVEAAGDVDILLLDKTGTITVGNRMATEFFPCPGVTVDELARASLAASWFDQTPEGRSIIKLSNEMHAHFILPTNSIAIPFSAETRMSGVDTPTETFRKGALESITSWVQSLGSKVPPEVIYNVTKISKLGGTPLVVTKGSQALGVIYLKDVVKPGISSRFERIRAMGIRTIMITGDNKLTAAAIAAEAGVDDYLAEAKPEDKLALIKSFKQEGLMVAMSGDGTNDAPALAQADVGLAMNTGTQAAREAGNMIDLDSDPTKVIEIVEIGKQLLITRGALTTFSIANDVAKYFAIIPALFLTSIPSLGVFNIMHLASPNSAILSAVIFNAIIIIFLIPLALKGVKYRPRSASNLLRYNLIVFGLGGVILPFLGIKLIDVIITNLNLV, encoded by the coding sequence ATGGAGGATAATAAATTGAATAACAAAAACTTTTTATCATCTGAACTTTTATTTCCAGCAATTAAAAATTCATTTGTTAAATTACATCCTAAAATTCTTTATAAAAATCCTGTTATGCTTGTTGTGGCATTGGGAAGTATTATTACAACAATAGCCTTATTTTCTGACTACTTTTTAGGAAATCAGAAAGATTTTATATTTTCGTTACAAATATCAATTTGGCTATGGTTTACGGTTTTATTTGCAAATTTTGCGGAAGCTATTGCGGAAGGACGAGGGAAAGCACAAGCAGAAAGTTTACGTAAAACACGTCGTGATACTCAAGCAAGTCTTATCAATATGCAGACAAAAGTCATTCGCACCATACCTGCTTCAAAATTAGTAAAAGGTGATTATGTTGTTGCGACTGCGGGAGAAGTCATTCCTGCTGATGGCACTGTTGTGGAAGGAATGGCGACAGTAGATGAATCGGCAATCACGGGAGAATCGGCGCCGGTAATTCGGGAGTGTGGTGGTGATCGCTCTGCCGTTACAGGGGGAACGACGGTATTATCTGATAAAATTATTATTATGGTAACAGCAGAACCCGGAAAATCATTTCTTGATAAAATGATCGGTCTTGTGGAAGGAGCCGAAAGAAAAAAAACACCAAACGAAATTGCTTTAAATATTTTATTATGCGGATTGACAATTATTTTTCTTTTAGCCGTTGTGACATTAAAACCGTTCGCTCTTTTTCAAAATGTTTCCCTCTCTATTGTTGCACTTGTGGCCTTATTAGTTTGCTTAATTCCGACTACGATTGGTGGACTCCTTTCAGCAATTGGAATTGCAGGGATGGATCGCGTTTTACAACGTAACGTTATTGCTATGTCTGGAAGAGCTGTTGAAGCTGCAGGAGATGTTGATATTTTATTACTTGATAAAACAGGAACTATCACCGTTGGCAATCGTATGGCAACAGAGTTTTTTCCATGTCCCGGTGTTACGGTAGATGAATTGGCACGTGCTTCACTGGCCGCATCGTGGTTCGATCAAACTCCAGAAGGTCGTTCTATTATAAAACTGTCAAATGAAATGCACGCTCATTTTATACTTCCTACAAATTCCATTGCCATTCCTTTTTCTGCCGAAACAAGAATGAGTGGTGTTGATACGCCAACAGAAACTTTTCGAAAAGGAGCCTTAGAATCAATTACCTCTTGGGTGCAATCCTTAGGTTCTAAAGTACCACCAGAGGTGATTTATAACGTAACAAAAATTTCTAAATTAGGTGGTACTCCTTTAGTTGTTACAAAGGGATCTCAAGCTTTAGGAGTTATTTATTTAAAAGATGTTGTCAAGCCTGGAATCAGTTCACGTTTTGAGCGTATTCGTGCTATGGGGATTCGTACCATCATGATTACGGGAGATAATAAGTTAACAGCCGCTGCTATTGCAGCGGAAGCTGGCGTAGATGATTACTTGGCAGAAGCAAAACCTGAGGATAAATTAGCGCTTATAAAATCATTTAAACAAGAAGGTCTTATGGTTGCTATGTCGGGCGACGGAACAAACGATGCTCCGGCATTGGCACAAGCTGATGTGGGTCTTGCCATGAATACAGGGACGCAAGCGGCGCGAGAAGCAGGAAATATGATTGATCTCGATTCTGACCCTACAAAAGTCATTGAAATTGTAGAAATTGGCAAGCAGCTTCTCATCACACGCGGTGCTTTAACCACATTTAGTATTGCCAATGATGTGGCAAAGTATTTTGCCATAATTCCTGCTTTGTTTTTAACATCAATTCCAAGTCTAGGTGTGTTTAATATTATGCATTTAGCAAGTCCGAATAGCGCTATTTTATCTGCTGTAATTTTTAATGCGATTATAATTATATTTCTAATTCCACTCGCATTAAAGGGTGTCAAATATAGGCCTCGTTCTGCATCTAATTTATTACGTTATAATTTGATTGTTTTTGGTTTGGGTGGAGTTATTCTTCCTTTTTTAGGTATTAAATTAATTGATGTCATTATTACAAATTTGAATTTAGTTTAG
- the kdpA gene encoding potassium-transporting ATPase subunit KdpA, with protein sequence MKNQDTLYLIFFILVLLIFSFPLGMYIRKVMSGEKTFTSIFISPFENFIYKLLGVNPNENQTWQKYSIDLFLFNIFTFIVTFFLLKFQNIFPFNPQNFPAIPTDMAFNTTISFLTNTNWQAYGGESTMSYFSQMVALTPHNFLSAATGLAGCIAIIRGFTISEGKGLGNFWVDLTRATLYVLLPLSFLLALIFISQGMIQNLLPYIKIKTLEGIDQIIAQGPAASQIAIKLLGTNGGGFFNANAAHPYENPTALINFIQTLSIFLIPSALVFAFGKMASHMKHAISIWIAMLILFVIGVYTLTYYEYIGNPNFISQLHLSSSFNMEGKENRFGIFGTTLFATVTTDSSCGAVNAAHGSLTPLGGLIVLTNMLLNEVIFGGVGSGLYGMILFIILAVFIAGLMVGRTPEYLGKKIESREIKITMLPVIGIPVLILGLLAIASIAKIANISVGNPGPHGFSEMFYAFTSTTQNNGSAFGSLNANTPFWNYATSFAMFFGRFLNLIPLIAIAGYMLKKKSRSLSDNSFPVHGGIFIILLLGTILIVGSLVYLPAISLGPVLEHLQLMSHVLYPDGG encoded by the coding sequence ATGAAAAATCAGGATACACTTTATCTTATTTTTTTTATTTTAGTATTGCTTATTTTTTCATTTCCACTAGGGATGTATATTCGAAAAGTGATGTCTGGTGAAAAAACATTTACAAGTATTTTTATTTCACCATTTGAAAATTTTATTTATAAATTACTGGGAGTCAATCCCAATGAAAATCAAACATGGCAAAAATATTCAATCGATCTTTTTTTATTTAATATTTTCACATTTATTGTAACATTTTTTTTATTAAAATTCCAAAATATATTTCCTTTCAATCCTCAGAATTTTCCAGCAATTCCAACAGACATGGCATTTAATACAACAATTAGTTTTTTAACAAATACCAATTGGCAGGCTTATGGAGGAGAATCCACTATGAGTTATTTTTCCCAAATGGTGGCTTTAACTCCTCATAATTTTTTATCAGCGGCTACAGGGTTAGCTGGATGTATAGCTATCATTCGAGGATTCACAATTTCAGAGGGAAAAGGCTTAGGAAATTTTTGGGTAGATTTAACACGCGCAACTCTCTACGTTTTGTTACCTTTATCGTTTCTTCTAGCTTTAATTTTTATTTCTCAAGGTATGATTCAAAATTTATTACCTTATATTAAAATAAAAACATTAGAGGGAATTGATCAGATTATTGCTCAAGGTCCCGCGGCTTCACAGATTGCTATAAAACTTTTAGGAACAAATGGTGGTGGTTTTTTTAATGCTAACGCGGCTCATCCTTATGAAAATCCCACGGCATTGATTAATTTCATACAAACCTTAAGTATTTTTTTAATTCCCAGTGCTTTGGTCTTTGCATTTGGAAAAATGGCGAGTCATATGAAGCATGCCATTTCAATTTGGATTGCCATGCTTATTTTGTTTGTAATTGGTGTTTATACTCTAACATATTACGAGTATATAGGAAATCCAAATTTTATAAGTCAATTGCATTTATCTTCTTCCTTCAATATGGAAGGCAAAGAAAATCGCTTCGGTATTTTTGGCACCACATTATTTGCAACAGTGACTACAGATTCATCTTGTGGAGCTGTTAATGCTGCGCACGGAAGTTTAACTCCCTTAGGTGGTTTGATCGTTTTAACAAACATGTTGTTAAATGAAGTGATTTTTGGAGGTGTGGGATCGGGGCTTTATGGTATGATTTTATTTATTATTTTAGCGGTATTTATTGCAGGACTCATGGTAGGAAGAACGCCAGAATATCTAGGAAAAAAAATTGAATCACGGGAAATTAAAATCACAATGTTGCCTGTTATTGGTATACCTGTTTTAATTTTAGGTTTACTTGCCATTGCAAGTATTGCAAAAATAGCAAATATTTCTGTTGGTAATCCGGGGCCTCATGGCTTTTCAGAAATGTTTTATGCCTTTACATCGACAACTCAAAATAATGGCAGTGCCTTTGGTTCTTTGAATGCAAATACACCCTTTTGGAATTATGCCACTTCATTTGCGATGTTTTTTGGGCGTTTTTTAAATTTAATTCCACTTATTGCTATTGCAGGGTATATGCTTAAAAAGAAATCTCGTTCTTTATCAGACAATTCATTCCCTGTTCATGGTGGGATTTTTATCATACTTCTCCTTGGTACTATTCTTATTGTAGGATCTTTAGTTTATTTACCTGCAATTTCTTTGGGGCCTGTATTAGAGCATTTGCAATTAATGTCTCATGTTTTATATCCTGATGGAGGATAA
- a CDS encoding helix-turn-helix transcriptional regulator: protein MSDSINTYECSDKKMNFQEFINSEEVIESFTISAEEAAQILGVNRSRLSQLTSKGVFPFERRKIETRNRLFYKLSDLLNHQRSQIQGSYLSHQDKFENFKMDEKSKNFNNPDENKIIYQELSNHIIPEHKKVMAFRKEASRHKIFKSAKELQLKSNQSIEHKKQSENILLIKEKLVKQLEEITQFKRDSIKKENNFLIRFKENEYGIYNIQNKILSLQLEIKQIREICQQIYEKKQIGIEKSNESKTTKVNWKLKKAKFTPKLTTSR from the coding sequence ATGTCTGATAGTATTAATACCTATGAATGCTCTGATAAAAAAATGAATTTTCAAGAATTCATAAATTCTGAAGAAGTGATCGAGAGTTTCACCATTAGTGCCGAAGAAGCAGCTCAAATTCTTGGTGTAAACCGTTCTCGCTTGTCGCAATTGACAAGCAAAGGGGTATTTCCATTTGAACGAAGAAAAATAGAAACGCGCAATCGTCTTTTTTATAAGCTAAGCGATTTATTGAACCATCAAAGATCTCAAATTCAGGGCTCTTACCTAAGTCATCAGGATAAATTTGAAAATTTCAAAATGGATGAAAAATCAAAAAACTTTAATAACCCTGATGAAAATAAAATAATTTATCAAGAATTATCAAATCATATAATTCCAGAACATAAAAAAGTTATGGCCTTTAGAAAAGAAGCTTCAAGACATAAAATATTTAAATCAGCTAAAGAGCTCCAATTAAAAAGTAACCAATCAATTGAGCATAAAAAACAGAGCGAAAACATTTTATTAATTAAAGAAAAGTTAGTTAAACAGCTTGAAGAAATAACACAATTCAAACGTGACTCTATAAAAAAAGAAAATAATTTCTTAATACGTTTTAAAGAAAATGAGTATGGTATTTATAATATTCAAAATAAAATCTTATCTTTACAACTAGAAATAAAGCAAATACGGGAAATATGCCAGCAAATTTATGAAAAAAAGCAAATTGGAATTGAAAAAAGCAATGAGTCTAAAACCACAAAAGTAAATTGGAAATTGAAAAAAGCCAAATTCACTCCTAAATTAACAACGAGTCGCTAA
- a CDS encoding superantigen MAM, giving the protein MKILGEMSTGLFALVQAHGTILQQLRVHKNICQLWGYEKLTNLILNHYNLVCHHTDKLMMMMLRAEVNFDLQNLNKLNIGQTVEEIFVSDRIMAESCCDLAVRLSAISTQNIEIRHLLEEMTLLQGSYATFMAQQLELVRQMGTQFYLATRC; this is encoded by the coding sequence ATGAAAATTTTGGGTGAAATGTCAACTGGACTTTTCGCGCTGGTGCAAGCGCATGGCACTATTTTACAGCAACTGCGTGTCCATAAAAATATTTGTCAACTTTGGGGTTATGAAAAACTCACAAATTTAATTTTAAATCATTACAATTTAGTTTGTCATCACACAGATAAATTGATGATGATGATGCTCCGCGCTGAAGTTAATTTTGATTTACAAAATTTAAATAAACTCAATATTGGTCAAACTGTGGAAGAGATTTTTGTCAGCGATCGGATTATGGCGGAATCATGCTGTGATTTAGCGGTACGATTGTCGGCCATATCTACACAAAATATAGAAATTCGGCACCTTTTAGAAGAAATGACCTTATTACAAGGTTCTTATGCCACTTTCATGGCGCAGCAATTGGAACTTGTTCGTCAAATGGGGACTCAATTTTATTTAGCGACTCGTTGTTAA
- the fusA gene encoding elongation factor G has translation MTIKDLSRVRNIGISAHIDSGKTTLSERILFYTGKIHKIEEVKGKSGVGATMDSMDLEREKGITIQSAATFCQWKDLWVNLIDTPGHVDFTVEVERSLRVLDGAILVLCSVAGVQSQSITVDRQMRRYRVPRIAFVNKMDRAGANPYRVCQQLREKLNHNAWMAQMAIGAEDRFQGVVDLLTMKAFYFDGANGENVREEEIPVDMIEEAKTRRSDLIGALADFDDNLAEKFLADEYVSAEEAAKVMRKAVISLQFTPVFCGSAFKNKGVQLLLDAVGSYLPAPNEVSNEALDQDNNEQPVPLKSEPNLPLVMLAFKLDETRYGQLTFMRIYQGTARKGDMLINMASEKRVKVPRIVRLHSDEMEDIEEASAGDIVALFGVDCASGDTFTDGKINVTMASMYVPNAVISLAVAPKDKAAQTNFSKALNKFTKEDPTFRVSRDEESGETIIAGMGELHLEIYVERMKREFNCETIVGKPQVNFREALTQRAEINYTHKKQSGGSGQFARIVGYMEPLVDAGDKIYEFSDDTVGGSIPRQFIPACEKGFVEQMKTGLLIGAQVVGVKLIVNDGLHHPVDSNEMAFKTCAMTGFRESYMNAKPVILEPIMKVGIEGPEEFQGTMMGLINQRRGVIMGTAGNGGYCQIEAEVPLTEMFGFSTDLRSGTQGKGEFSMEFAKYASVPRNVQEDMVAKYKAKRAAENK, from the coding sequence ATGACAATCAAAGACCTCTCCCGTGTAAGAAATATTGGTATTTCTGCCCATATCGACTCCGGAAAGACTACTCTTTCCGAACGCATTCTCTTTTATACTGGAAAAATCCACAAAATTGAGGAAGTAAAAGGCAAATCTGGTGTTGGCGCAACAATGGATAGTATGGATCTTGAGCGTGAAAAAGGCATTACAATTCAGTCCGCTGCAACATTCTGCCAGTGGAAAGATCTTTGGGTAAACCTTATTGACACTCCTGGCCACGTTGACTTTACAGTGGAAGTGGAGCGTTCTCTTCGCGTATTAGACGGCGCCATTCTTGTTCTCTGTTCTGTGGCAGGCGTTCAGTCTCAGTCCATTACAGTTGACCGCCAAATGCGTCGCTACCGCGTTCCTCGCATTGCTTTTGTGAACAAAATGGATCGTGCGGGTGCAAACCCTTACCGCGTTTGTCAACAACTTCGTGAAAAATTAAATCACAACGCATGGATGGCTCAAATGGCAATTGGAGCGGAAGACCGTTTCCAAGGTGTTGTTGACCTCCTTACTATGAAAGCTTTCTACTTTGATGGCGCTAATGGTGAAAATGTTCGTGAAGAAGAAATTCCTGTTGATATGATCGAAGAAGCAAAAACACGTCGCTCCGATCTTATTGGTGCACTTGCTGATTTCGATGATAATCTTGCTGAAAAGTTTCTTGCTGACGAATATGTTTCTGCTGAAGAAGCAGCAAAAGTTATGCGTAAAGCAGTTATTAGCTTGCAATTTACTCCTGTATTTTGCGGTTCTGCATTTAAAAATAAAGGTGTGCAACTTCTTCTTGATGCTGTGGGCTCTTATTTACCAGCTCCAAATGAAGTTTCAAACGAAGCTCTCGACCAAGACAACAACGAACAGCCTGTTCCACTTAAGTCTGAGCCAAACCTTCCGCTCGTTATGCTTGCGTTCAAGCTCGATGAAACACGTTATGGACAGCTTACGTTCATGCGTATTTATCAAGGGACTGCAAGAAAAGGCGATATGCTTATAAATATGGCTTCTGAAAAACGTGTAAAAGTGCCACGCATCGTGCGTCTCCACTCTGACGAAATGGAAGATATTGAAGAGGCTTCTGCGGGCGACATCGTTGCTTTATTTGGTGTTGATTGTGCTTCTGGTGATACATTCACAGACGGTAAAATTAACGTAACTATGGCTTCTATGTATGTTCCAAATGCCGTAATTTCTTTGGCTGTTGCTCCTAAAGACAAAGCGGCACAAACAAATTTCTCTAAAGCATTAAATAAATTTACAAAAGAAGACCCAACCTTCCGCGTTTCTCGTGATGAAGAATCTGGTGAAACTATTATTGCCGGAATGGGTGAACTTCACCTTGAAATTTATGTTGAGCGTATGAAACGCGAATTTAACTGCGAAACCATTGTTGGTAAACCGCAAGTGAACTTCCGCGAAGCTCTTACACAACGTGCTGAAATTAACTACACACATAAAAAACAATCCGGTGGTTCTGGTCAGTTTGCGCGTATCGTAGGATACATGGAACCTTTAGTTGATGCTGGCGATAAAATTTATGAATTTTCTGACGACACCGTTGGTGGATCCATTCCAAGACAGTTTATCCCTGCATGCGAAAAAGGCTTCGTAGAGCAAATGAAGACAGGCCTTTTAATTGGTGCTCAAGTTGTGGGTGTGAAACTTATCGTTAATGACGGTTTACACCACCCCGTTGACTCAAACGAAATGGCGTTCAAAACATGTGCGATGACAGGTTTCCGTGAATCCTACATGAATGCAAAACCAGTTATTCTTGAACCTATCATGAAGGTTGGTATTGAAGGGCCTGAAGAGTTCCAAGGAACTATGATGGGTCTTATTAACCAGCGTCGTGGTGTGATCATGGGTACTGCGGGTAACGGTGGCTACTGCCAAATTGAAGCCGAAGTTCCTTTGACAGAAATGTTTGGTTTCTCCACTGATCTTCGTTCTGGTACACAAGGTAAAGGCGAATTCTCTATGGAATTTGCAAAATACGCTTCCGTGCCACGCAACGTTCAAGAAGACATGGTTGCCAAGTATAAAGCAAAGAGAGCTGCTGAAAACAAATAA